The sequence TGGCAACCGCCCCCGCCGCGGCATGGAGGTCGCGAGCCATCGTCGGCGCACTTTGCCGGCAATCGCCGCGAGGATACCGAGCACGGCCGCGTGATTGTTGCCCCGACACCGAATGCGGAGGAGCCATGGCGTTCAACACCGTCGTCCTCTATGATATTGAGAACCTGTTGAAGGGCTACGCTTTCTCCACGCAGATGCTGTCGAACCTCTCGCTCCAGGAAATCCTCGAGTCGGTCTCCAGGACCGGCCGCCTGTCCTCGATCGCCATCCAGCGTGCCTACGCCAACTGGAGCGATCCTCGCCTTGCCGTGATGCGTGGCGAGATCAACGAGATGGGCATTGAACCAGTCCAGGTGTTCGGGTTTTCCCGAGATCAGAAGCGGAATGCCGCGGATATCCAACTGGCTATCGACGCGATCGATATCGCACACGTTCGCCCATCGCTCGATGTGTTCGTCATCGTCTCCGGGGACGGCGGGTTCGCGTCCCTCGCAAAGAAGCTGCACGAGTATGGCAGGACCGTCGTCGGATGCGCGTACCCCAGTGCGACGAACCGGACGTTTCAGGCCGTCTGCGATGAGTTTGTATCGATCGTGGACCCGGAGAGCCTCCCTGAGCTGGTCCATCCCTCACAGGCAACCCCGGTTGGCCCGCAGATCACGACGCCGCTCGTTCTTCGCCTGGCTCGCACGGTGCGGCCCGTCGCCTCGGACGAGCGCGAGACCGTGATCGCGAAGGCGAAGGAGATCCTCAAGTGGCTTGAGTGCGACGCTTCGAGTCGTTCCGATCTGGGAGGCCGGGGACTCCACCTCTCGGTGGTCGGAGAGGCGATTCGGCACGCGGTGCCGACCTTTGATCCGACCCGCGTCGGCTTCGGCAAGTTCATCGAGTTTCTGCAGTTCGCGTGCGCGGATACCAGCCTGTGCGTCCTGCGACTCCTGGACGGATCGGTGGTCCTCTCAAGGCGCTCCAACACGAGGATCGGGGCGGAAGCGCTACCCGACCTGGGGGACGCCTACATCCACTCCATCGAGAACTACCGGGCGGTGCTCGCCACCGGGACTCCGGTCCTGAGGCTGCCCGAGCACCAGGACATCCAAGAGGTCGCGGCGTGGGTTGCCCTGGTCCGACTTCGTGACACGGACCTTGGAGTGGCCATCGAGACGGTGACCGACGCGCTTGAAGGTCAGGTGTCGTCCGAGGCCACCAAGCGGGCACTGCTCTGCTTCATCTCCGCAGGCCTCTTCGACCGCAAGCCACCGGATCTGCCCCTGGCCGAACAGAAGCTGACGCTGCAGGCTGGCGTGGTGAGCGGCCAGGACATCGTAGCCAGGCTCCGGGCCGCGGTAGTGGACAAGCTGCAGCGCACCCTGGGCGCAACACGAGACGAGGTCGTGGCGGAGCTCCTGCCCGCCGATTGCGCCTGACAACCGGTTCCGGTCGGCGGCTTCCGCGGCAGCGCCACCGTCGCGGCCAGGCTGTGCCAAGGATACCCGCATCGCCGCTCTCGCCCGGCACACCGCGAGCGCCGTCTCCCCGCGTGTTCCGATCCCGCTGAGCCCGCTCCGCCCCCACGAGCACTTAGCCA comes from Chthonomonadales bacterium and encodes:
- a CDS encoding NYN domain-containing protein; its protein translation is MAFNTVVLYDIENLLKGYAFSTQMLSNLSLQEILESVSRTGRLSSIAIQRAYANWSDPRLAVMRGEINEMGIEPVQVFGFSRDQKRNAADIQLAIDAIDIAHVRPSLDVFVIVSGDGGFASLAKKLHEYGRTVVGCAYPSATNRTFQAVCDEFVSIVDPESLPELVHPSQATPVGPQITTPLVLRLARTVRPVASDERETVIAKAKEILKWLECDASSRSDLGGRGLHLSVVGEAIRHAVPTFDPTRVGFGKFIEFLQFACADTSLCVLRLLDGSVVLSRRSNTRIGAEALPDLGDAYIHSIENYRAVLATGTPVLRLPEHQDIQEVAAWVALVRLRDTDLGVAIETVTDALEGQVSSEATKRALLCFISAGLFDRKPPDLPLAEQKLTLQAGVVSGQDIVARLRAAVVDKLQRTLGATRDEVVAELLPADCA